The following are encoded together in the Mycteria americana isolate JAX WOST 10 ecotype Jacksonville Zoo and Gardens chromosome 2, USCA_MyAme_1.0, whole genome shotgun sequence genome:
- the EN2 gene encoding homeobox protein engrailed-2, with translation MEEGGRSPRDEAAEPQESGGDAEPGGGGGGGGGGGGRRGLLLPPGDPPHPHPHPHRITNFFIDNILRPEFGRRKEAGGLGGEPRRPGAESRRSPAAAPAPGAPLPGGGAGSPGRGEGGPAGLALHGAAKKGGDPAALEAALKARGLSGGDLSVSSDSDSSQASSNAGNQPMLWPAWVYCTRYSDRPSSGPRSRKPKKKNPNKEDKRPRTAFTAEQLQRLKAEFQTNRYLTEQRRQSLAQELGLNESQIKIWFQNKRAKIKKATGSKNSLAVHLMAQGLYNHSTTAKDGKSDSE, from the exons ATGGAGGAGGGCGGCCGGAGCCCCCGGGACGAGGCGGCCGAGCCGCAGGAGTCCGGCGGCGAcgcggagcccggcggcggcggcggcggcggcggcggcggcggcgggcggcgggggctgctgcttccccccggtgaccccccgcacccccacccgCACCCGCACCGCATCACCAACTTCTTCATCGACAACATCCTGCGGCCCGAGTTCGGGCGGAGGAAGGAGGCGGGCGGCCTCGGCGGAGAGCCCCGGCGGCCCGGCGCGGagagccgccgcagccccgccgcggcgccggcccccggggctccgctgcccggcggcggggcgggctcgccgggccggggggagggcggccccgccgggctggcCCTGCACGGCGCCGCCAAGAAGGGGGGGGACCCCGCGGCGCTGGAGGCGGCCCTGAAAGCGCGGGGGTTGAGCGGCGGCGACCTGTCGGTGAGCTCGGACTCGGATAGCTCCCAGGCCAGCTCCAACGCCGGGAACCAGCCCATGCTCTGGCCCGCCTGGGTTTACTGCACGCGGTACTCGGACCGGCCCTCCTCAG GTCCCCGCTCCCGCAAACCAAAGAAGAAGAACCCCAACAAGGAGGACAAGCGGCCGCGCACCGCCTTCACCGCCGAGCAGCTGCAGAGACTCAAGGCCGAGTTCCAGACGAACCGGTACCTGACGGAGCAGCGGCGGCAAAGCCTGGCCCAAGAGCTGGGGCTTAACGAGTCCCAGATTAAAATCTGGTTCCAGAATAAACGAGCCAAGATCAAGAAGGCGACGGGCAGCAAGAACTCCCTGGCAGTGCACCTCATGGCCCAGGGGCTCTACAACCACTCCACCACGGCGAAAGACGGCAAGTCGGACAGTGAATAG